One genomic window of Oncorhynchus kisutch isolate 150728-3 linkage group LG24, Okis_V2, whole genome shotgun sequence includes the following:
- the LOC109869608 gene encoding mitochondrial ubiquitin ligase activator of NFKB 1-like: protein MDTSGKPSTAQFLLLATSSALTAVFYSVYWRRTTTVARLKGAKKVSIDQDMKNILTEAPGKCVPYAVIEGVVRSVKETLNSQFVDNCKGVIERLTLKEKKMVWNRTTHLWNESEKVIHQRTSTVPFDLVSHDEAVAATIRVIRPLDSSELDLETTYENFHPTAQSLTNVIGHFISGERPKGIHEMEEMLRLGESVTGVGELVLDNNLVKLQPPKQGLRYFLSRLDYDSLVEKQQSTVRFWRILTMMFGVVASTTLFFILWKQWAYHTQRRKKKNVLEEFKEQQRKRMRELNVEEASVSPSACTVCLSQERSCVFLECGHVCACDRCYQALPKPKKCPICRATIERVVPLYNS from the exons ATGGATACTAGTGGGAAACCCTCCACAGCCCAATTTCTGCTATTGGCCACCAGCTCAGCACTTACTGCAGTCTTCTACTCTGTGTACTGGAGGAGGACAACAACAGTAGCAAGATTAAAG GGAGCCAAGAAAGTGTCTATTGATCAGGATATGAAGAACATCCTGACAGAAGCACCAGGAAAATGTGTCCCGTACGCTGTTATTGAAGGTGTTGTGAGATCTGTGAAAGAAACCTTGAACAGCCAGTTTGTGGACAACTGCAAAGGGGTCATCGAGAGGTTAACTCTAAAGGAGAAGAAGATGGTGTGGAATCGCACCACTCATCTCTG GAACGAGAGTGAAAAGGTCATCCACCAGCGTACCAGCACGGTGCCCTTTGACCTGGTATCCCACGACGAGGCTGTGGCAGCCACCATTCGGGTCATCCGTCCCCTGGACTCCTCGGAGCTGGACCTGGAGACCACCTATGAGAACTTTCACCCCACTGCCCAGTCCCTGACCAACGTCATCGGCCACTTCATCAGCGGGGAGCGCCCTAAAg GTATCCACGAGATGGAGGAGATGTTACGTCTGGGGGAGAGTGTGACCGGGGTCGGGGAGCTGGTGCTGGACAACAACCTGGTGAAGCTCCAGCCTCCCAAGCAGGGCCTGAGGTACTTCCTCAGCCGACTGGACTATGACTCCCTGGTGGAGAAGCAGCAGAGCACAGTCAGGTTCTGGAGGATCCTGACTATGATGTTTGGTGTAGTTGCTTCCACAACGCTCTTCTTCATCCTGTGGAAGCAGTGGGCTtaccatacacagaggaggaagaagaagaatgtTCTGGAGGAATTCAAGGAGCagcagaggaagaggatgagggagCTGAATGTGGAGGaggccagtgtttcccctagTGCCTGTACAGTGTGTTTGAGCCAGGAGCGTTCCTGTGTGTTCCTGGAGTGTGGGCATGTCTGTGCTTGTGACCGGTGCTACCAGGCACTGCCAAAGCCAAAGAAGTGCCCTATCTGCAGGGCGACGATAGAGAGGGTAGTGCCTCTTTATAACAGCTAA